The Bacillus kexueae region ACCCTTAGTAACCCAAAAAATATTCGAAACAATTCCTTCAGCTACATACCCTTCTTTCGTTAAGAAAATACCTTCTAAAAGGGGATCTGATCCAATTTCTCTCTTAGCTAAAATATTATTTAAGTAATGATGAGACTTTAAACGCCATTCGCCTTCTGGAGAGTTTCGTCGAATATTCAAAAAAACGCCTTTCTTCGTTTGGTTTTCAGGTATATGGAGCTCCTTCATAAAGATTAATTCCGTTGGCTGAGAGTAAGATTCCGTTGTCAATCCAAGAGCACCCACACCTGCAGAAATATTTAAACGGACATAAGCATTATCTATTTGGTTTAAGTCCAACAACTTTTTAATGTGCTGGTCAATCAAATTAGATGAGAGTTGTTTTTCAATATTCAACTCTTTCATACCTTCGTTTAGTCGATGAATATGGTCGCTTAACAAAAAGGGGTGACGATCATAAACTCGGATCGTTTCAAACACCCCTAATCCGTATAAATAACCATGATCAAACGGTGAAATCATGGCCTTTTCCTGTTTCACAAACTCACCATTAACATAAATAAACACCGTTACACACGCTTCCCTTGCTTCTTATAAGTGTTGATAAAATTATTCAACAACCGCTTTCCATCTTCTGTCATAATTGATTCTGGGTGGAATTGCACCCCTTCAATCGGCAATGTTTTATGGCGTATAGCCATAATTTCCTCTTCATCAGTCCAAGCAGTTACTTCAAAGCAGTCTGGTAACGTTTCTTTTTTTACAATCAAAGAGTGGTAACGCGTTGCTGTAAAAGGATTTTGCAACCCTTCAAATATTGTGTCACCGTCATGATGAATGAGCGATGTTTTACCGTGCATCAATCTCTCAGCGCGCACTACCTCGCCTCCAAATACTTGAGCAATGGATTGATGCCCTAGACAAACACCGAAAATCGGAATTTGCCCCGCAAACTCACGGATAACCTCCATGCTTATCCCTGCCTCATTCGGCGAACATGGACCGGGTGAAATCATGATAAATTGAGGAGCTAAGTCCTTTACTTCTTCAATCGTAATTTCATCATTTCGTTTGACTATGAGTTCTTCGCCTAGCTCACCTAAATATTGAACTAAGTTATACGTAAAGGAATCATAATTATCAATCATTAAAATCATCTCTACTCACCTCATACAAATATTTTCTCATCTTCACTCAGCTTTTTCGCTTTCCAAAGGGCTTCCGCCTTTTTCAGCGACTCCTTATACTCGTATTTTGGCACAGAATCAATAACGATTCCCGCCCCCGCTTGGACGTATCCCCATCCATCTTTCGCGTATAAAGTACGAATAACAATATTGAATTCTAAATCTTGATTAAATCCTAACCATCCGATGGATCCAGTATAAATACCTCTTCTCGTAGGCTCTAATTCCTCTATAATTTCCATCGTTCGAACCTTTGGAGCACCAGTAATTGTTCCCCCAGGGAATACGGCACGCATAATATCCAAGAAGCCTTCTCCTTTTCGAAGAGTCCCCTGTACATTGGATACAATGTGCATGACGTGCGAATATTTTTCAATCACCATAAATTCATTCACTTTTACCGTACCATACTCACATACTCTTCCTAAATCATTACGCTCTAAATCAACAAGCATGACATGCTCTGCTCGCTCTTTTTCATTGTGGATCAGTTCTTCGGCAAGTTTTTGATCTTCCTCATCATTCAATCCACGAGATCTCGTTCCTGCAATCGGACGAGTACTTAACTCTTGTCCCTTTCGCTTAATTAACAACTCCGGTGAACCACTTACGATTTGAAAATCAGGCGTATGAATATAGCCCATATATGGCGATGGGTTCAATTTTCGTAACGTTTTGTATAATTCAAATGGATGACAATGAAGCTCTTGAGCTTGTCTCACGGATAAGTTAACTTGAAACACATCACCTTGCGCAATATATTCGCGGACCTTCTCAACCGCTGCTTTAAACGGTTCTTCCATAAATGAAATTGGTTTTCTACTACTAGGCTCTTCCAGTATTTCGTATGTGACGTCCACTGAATGCTTATTTAACCATTCACTCTTCCACTCATCTAGCCGATCATACGCATCAGTCTTTTCACTTTCATCAACGAAATGCGAAATTAACCATAGCGTTGAAGTATCATGGTCATACACAGCGATATCTTGAAAGACGAGGAAATAAATGTCTGGTGTCTTCAAGTCATCAATCGCTATTTCTGGAAGCTTTTCAAAATACCTCACACTATCATAACTGATAAACCCGATGGCTCCACCTTGAAAATCAGGTAAATGAGGGTCTGTTAGAGATTTGTGTGCATTCATCCATTCCTCAAAAACAGCTAACGGGTTCCCTTCGACTGTTTCTGTTTTCCCTTCAACTTCAATAGAAGTGAGACCATTCTTACCAGAGATGATCGCAAACGGTTTGATACCTGCAATGCTATGTCGCCCGCCTCGTCCACTTTCCAATAAGACATGGAACGGTTCATTTGTTGTAAATTCCTCATACTTAGAGAAAAAAGTCTCCTTGTCTAAAGAAAAGGAAATAGCTATAGGTTTTCGAATTTGTTCTCGCTGCATCATCATACTCTCCTTTATGCTCATAGATTTATTTTACATGATATAGGAGTTGTTTACACGCCAAAGTGAAAGACGTTAAACGATTTATTGAAAATTCTATTTGCAACGTTGGATAATTTTAGATAATCAATGGGGAAGTTAGCTTTCCGAGGCAGTAGACACTTCTTATGGACATAACACGAAATAAGAAAAGCGCAAAGCGCAAGTCCTTAGGCAAGGGCGCTTTAGGACCTGCGAGGAGGCTTCCGTCGCCACAGCAGGGCCGAAGCGACCCGAGATGATGGCGCTTGGAGCTAGACACCACATAAACTGGAAAGAGAATACGTTAACACATTATTGAACTTAAACTTTCTGTAACAACCAAAAAAGCACCGTTCCTTTTGAAAAAGAACAGTGCTTACAAATTACTCTTCGTCAAATTGATAAAGCGGCGTACTTAAGTATCTTTCTCCGTTACTTGGGATAATGGCTAATACCTTCTTCCCTTTACCTAATTCTTTCGCCACTTTTAGTGCTGCATAAATCGCTGCACCCGAAGATATACCACCTAAAATCCCTTCCTGTTTAGCAGCCTTGCGAGAAGTTTCAAATGCTTCCTCATTCTTAACTGTAATGATTTCATCATAGATTTCCGTGTTTAAAATATCTGGAACGAAACCAGCGCCGATGCCCTGGATTTTGTGTGGACCCGGCTTTCCACCAGACAAGACCGGAGAGTCAGCTGGTTCAACTGCATAGATTTTAATATCTTTATACGTTTCTTTTAATACTGAGCCAGCTCCAGTAATTGTACCACCCGTACCAATTCCAGAAATAAAAGCATCAAGTTGATCTCCCATTTGTTCAACAATTTCTGGACCAGTTGTTAATCGATGGATTTCTGCATTCGCTTCATTTTTAAATTGCTGTGGCATGAAGTACCCATTTTCTTTTGCAAGTTCTTCCGCCTTTCGAATAGCTCCACCCATACCTTCAGAACCAGGTGTTAACACGAGTTCAGCGCCAAAGGCACGCAATAAGTTGCGGCGTTCCATACTCATTGTATCAGGCATAACAAGGATTGCTTTTAAACCTTTCGCAGCGGCAACCATTGCAAGGCCGATTCCAGTATTCCCACTTGTCGGCTCAATAATCGTATCCCCTTTTGATAATTTACCATCTCTTTCAGCCGCTTCAATCATAGCCAGTGCAATTCTGTCTTTTACACTGCTCCCAGGGTTCATGAACTCTAATTTAACATACACATCTGCACTATCTTCATCTACTAAACGATTTAACTTCACTACTGGTGTTTTACCAATTAAGTCAAGAATTGAATTCGCCACAACCGCCATATGTTCCACCCCTATTTCCGAGTATTTTTATTGGTTTTATGGAAAATATAGCAGTAATTGTTTGAATTGTCAATTATTTTGGACTTATTCTCCATAAAACCAAGATACACCGATTTCTTCCCATAGCTTATGAGCAGAAATATTTCCCTCCATCTGATCTAAGGCAATTTGTCTTCTAATTTGATTTTTCACTTCGTCATACGTAAACGTGACTCCTTCTAATATATCTTCCACGTAAACGACAACGAATTCATCATCTACTTGGATGACATTTGACCATTCGCCAACTGAAAGCTTTTCAGCCTCTTCTAAATATTGAGGAGGAACAAAGCTGCTCTCCACTTCAACATACCCTAACTCTCCCCCGTTTGAAGCAGTTAAGTTGTCTATTGATTTCTCAGCAGCTAAAGCTTCAAAGCTTGATCCACCTTTTAATTCTTCAATAATCTGCTTTGCATCACCTTCCGAGTTCACGACGATATGGGATAACAAATACGATTTGCGAATTTCATAAAAGCCCTTATTTTCCTCGTAAAATTGCTTCATCTCTTCTTCTGGAACCTCAACATCTTTCGTTAATAACTCTTCCAATAAGATGCTATAACGGATTTGATCCTTTAATTGATCGTCTTGTTCAAACCCTTCTTCTCCAAAAGCATTGTACGTCGCTTTAAACATCTTCAACTCACGCTCAATCGTTTCTTCTGGAACTTCGATTCCATATTTTGAAGCTAACTCTTCTACTACTTTTATATTGATCATATTTTCGAGAGTTGTTTTTCCAAACCTTTTTTCTAATTCTGCAAGCCAGTCTTGACGTGAAATCGTCGTTTCCCCAATTTCTGCAACAACTTCACCTTCAGTATGATTACTTACAGATGTGATTTGTGAACTCTGCTTACCACTTAAAAAGTATGCAAGGGTTAAACAATTTAATACAACAAGGCCGAAGATAATGCCCCATAACGTTTTTCCATTCATTTTCTCCAGCTCCCTTACGTCTCCATCTCTTACTTTTTCGCTGATTCTTTTAACGCTTCTAAATCTTCTTTTGTAAACTGATATTTTTCATTACAGAAGTGGCATTGTGCTTCCGCTTTTCCATCTTCATCAATCATATCCTGTATCTCTTTAGCCCCTAGGCCAATAATTCCACTTTCAAATCGCTCTCTCGAACATTGACATTGGAATTTTACAGGCATTTTATCAATGATTTTCACGTTATCCTTACCTAAGACTTCTTCTAAGATCTCCTCTGGCGTAAGACCTTTTTGAATTAACTTAGAAATGGGTTCTATCTTACTTAAGCGTTGCTCAATCGCAGTAATCGTTGCATCATCTGTTCCAGGCATTAATTGAATAATGAACCCTCCAGCCGCAAGGATGCTATTATCTGGATTGACAAGTACTCCTACACCGACTGATGAAGGTACTTGCTCTGAAGATACTAGGTAATAAGTAAAGTCATCTCCTAATTCTCCTGAAACAATTGGTACTTGACCGGTAAAATGTTCACGTAAGCCTAAATCTTTCACAATGGTTAAAGTTCCATTTGTTCCAACTGCTCGTGCTACATCTAACTTCCCTTGACTATTTAAATCAAAATGAGTTTGAGGGTTTGTCACATAGCCACGCACTTCACCTTTGGAATTGGCATCAACTAAAATAATGCCAATTGGGCCGCCACCTTCAACTTTAATTGTGAGCTTTTCCTCTCCTTTTAGCATCGAACCTAGCATCACGCCCGCAGTCATAGCACGTCCTAACGCGGCAGATGCAGTCGGCCATGTATAATGTCTTCTTTGGGCCTCGCTCACCGTTTCAGTCGTTTTTACTGCGTACGCTCTAACTTGGCCATTAAAAGCTAATGATTTTACTAAGTAGTCCTTCATGATGTTACTCCTTTCCAACGTTACGTTCATAAATGAGTTGTAACCCCTTTAAAGTTAAGAACGGATCAACAATATCAATAATGTCTGATTCCCTCGCAATTAAAGTCGCTAATCCCCCCGTTGCAATGACAGTAGGTTCCTCATTCGCTTGCTCTTTCATTCGAGAAACGATGCCTTCAACCTGTCCGACATACCCGTATAGAATACCCGATTGCATAGCACTAACTGTATTTTTGCCAATAATGTCATCTGGCCTTACAATCTCAATTCGCGGTAATTTAGCAGCTCGTGAATATAATGCTTCGGTGGAAATATTAATTCCCGGGGCAATCGCTCCACCCATATATTGTTTATCTTCGTTTATATAGCAATACGTTGTAGCCGTACCAAAATCGACGATGATTAATGGACCACCGTACAAATGAATTCCCGCAACAGCATTTACAATTCGGTCTGCTCCAACTTCCTTTGGATTGTCGTATTTAATGTTAAGACCTGTTTTAATACCTGGTCCCACAACTAAAGGCTTTAAGTGAAAGTATTTCTGACACATTCTCTCTAGCGCAAACATGATTGGTGGTACAACGGATGAAATAATAATACCCTTGATGTCAGCAAAAGTTAAAGAAACATGCTCAAACAAAGATTTGATTAACATACCAAATTCGTCTTCTGTTTTATTTCGACTTGTTTCAATACGCCAATGATGCTTTAATTCTTCTTTTTCATAAACACCAATTACAGTATTTGTATTTCCTACATCCAAGACTAAAATCATGTGACATCACCTTTTTTTCTTTTTATTCAAGGCTGTTTTCGTATACATTGTTGCATCTAAAACAACTGGTAGACTCTTCGCCATTTTTCCAGCCATCGGCACAAAACCTTTACTTGAATTCCATAGCAACATACTTATAGAAAAGAGCCTTTTAAAATTTTGCCTAAAATGCTCTATACATACCTAGATTTCACCATTTGACTCTCTTAAAAATCATCATATCATAAAACCGCTGACATAGTATGCAGTTCCATCCAATAAAACAACGGTACGATCTTTACTCCCCTTGTTCACAAAACCATTAAAAGATGATGAGAAAAGCGCAAAGCGCAAGTCCTTAGGCGAAGGGCGCTGGAGGACCTGTGCTGATGGCGCTTGGAGCTAGACACCAAAAAAACGGTAAAGAGAATACGTTAACACTTTATTGAACGTAAACTTTCTGTAACGATGAAAAAGCCGCCAATTAGAAAATCTAATCGGCGGCCTCCAATCATTCAAATTAGGATTCTTTATTCTCCTCTTCTTGAGAAGAATCTTCTTTTTTCGGTTGAATGTTTACACGTACGTCTTCATTCGATTTTTCTTCGTCACGAGCTGAGATGGTTACTTCTGCCGAGCGCTCTGGCAGTTTTCCCTTTTCAACTAAATGCTTAATTTGTTCTGCATCTAGCGTTTCAACTTCTAATAACGTCTTCGCTACTAGCTCTAGCTTTTGACGATTTTCAGTTAATAGCGTCTTCGCACGCTCGTAACAATCTTTAATAATGCGTTGGATTTCTAAGTCAATTTCGTATGCAATGGCATCACTGTAGTTTTGCTCACTTTGAATGTCGCGACCTAGGAAGACTTGACCTTGCGAGCTTCCAAATTGAAGTGGTCCCAGTTTATCAGACATTCCAAACTCAGTAACCATACGACGCGCAATCCCTGTTGCACGCTGGAAGTCATTGTGAGCACCTGTACTCACTTCACCAAATACAATTTCTTCTGCAACTCGCCCACCTAAAAGACCTGTAATCTTATCTAGCAACTCTGGTTTTGTCATAAAGTAACGGTCTTCTTTCGGTAGCATTACGGCATAACCCCCCGCTTGACCACGAGGAACAATGGTTACTTTATGTACCATTTCAGCTTCATCCAGCACAAGTCCAATAATGGTATGTCCCGCTTCATGATAGGCAACAATGTTTCGCTCTTTTTCAGATACAACACGGCTTTTCTTCGCCGGACCTGCAATGACACGATCTGTAGCCTCATCAATATCTTCCATGTCAATTAACTTCTTATTTTGACGAGCCGCAACTAGCGCAGCTTCGTTTAATAAGTTTTCAAGATCAGCACCTGAGAAACCAGGCGTTCGCATAGCAATACTCTTTAAATTTACTGACTCATCTAATGGTTTATTTCGAGCATGTACTTTAAGAACTGCTTCACGTCCGTTTACATCAGGTCGGTCAACT contains the following coding sequences:
- the pabA gene encoding aminodeoxychorismate/anthranilate synthase component II; the protein is MILMIDNYDSFTYNLVQYLGELGEELIVKRNDEITIEEVKDLAPQFIMISPGPCSPNEAGISMEVIREFAGQIPIFGVCLGHQSIAQVFGGEVVRAERLMHGKTSLIHHDGDTIFEGLQNPFTATRYHSLIVKKETLPDCFEVTAWTDEEEIMAIRHKTLPIEGVQFHPESIMTEDGKRLLNNFINTYKKQGKRV
- the hslO gene encoding Hsp33 family molecular chaperone HslO — its product is MKDYLVKSLAFNGQVRAYAVKTTETVSEAQRRHYTWPTASAALGRAMTAGVMLGSMLKGEEKLTIKVEGGGPIGIILVDANSKGEVRGYVTNPQTHFDLNSQGKLDVARAVGTNGTLTIVKDLGLREHFTGQVPIVSGELGDDFTYYLVSSEQVPSSVGVGVLVNPDNSILAAGGFIIQLMPGTDDATITAIEQRLSKIEPISKLIQKGLTPEEILEEVLGKDNVKIIDKMPVKFQCQCSRERFESGIIGLGAKEIQDMIDEDGKAEAQCHFCNEKYQFTKEDLEALKESAKK
- a CDS encoding type III pantothenate kinase — translated: MILVLDVGNTNTVIGVYEKEELKHHWRIETSRNKTEDEFGMLIKSLFEHVSLTFADIKGIIISSVVPPIMFALERMCQKYFHLKPLVVGPGIKTGLNIKYDNPKEVGADRIVNAVAGIHLYGGPLIIVDFGTATTYCYINEDKQYMGGAIAPGINISTEALYSRAAKLPRIEIVRPDDIIGKNTVSAMQSGILYGYVGQVEGIVSRMKEQANEEPTVIATGGLATLIARESDIIDIVDPFLTLKGLQLIYERNVGKE
- a CDS encoding anthranilate synthase component I family protein, whose translation is MMQREQIRKPIAISFSLDKETFFSKYEEFTTNEPFHVLLESGRGGRHSIAGIKPFAIISGKNGLTSIEVEGKTETVEGNPLAVFEEWMNAHKSLTDPHLPDFQGGAIGFISYDSVRYFEKLPEIAIDDLKTPDIYFLVFQDIAVYDHDTSTLWLISHFVDESEKTDAYDRLDEWKSEWLNKHSVDVTYEILEEPSSRKPISFMEEPFKAAVEKVREYIAQGDVFQVNLSVRQAQELHCHPFELYKTLRKLNPSPYMGYIHTPDFQIVSGSPELLIKRKGQELSTRPIAGTRSRGLNDEEDQKLAEELIHNEKERAEHVMLVDLERNDLGRVCEYGTVKVNEFMVIEKYSHVMHIVSNVQGTLRKGEGFLDIMRAVFPGGTITGAPKVRTMEIIEELEPTRRGIYTGSIGWLGFNQDLEFNIVIRTLYAKDGWGYVQAGAGIVIDSVPKYEYKESLKKAEALWKAKKLSEDEKIFV
- the cysK gene encoding cysteine synthase A, with translation MAVVANSILDLIGKTPVVKLNRLVDEDSADVYVKLEFMNPGSSVKDRIALAMIEAAERDGKLSKGDTIIEPTSGNTGIGLAMVAAAKGLKAILVMPDTMSMERRNLLRAFGAELVLTPGSEGMGGAIRKAEELAKENGYFMPQQFKNEANAEIHRLTTGPEIVEQMGDQLDAFISGIGTGGTITGAGSVLKETYKDIKIYAVEPADSPVLSGGKPGPHKIQGIGAGFVPDILNTEIYDEIITVKNEEAFETSRKAAKQEGILGGISSGAAIYAALKVAKELGKGKKVLAIIPSNGERYLSTPLYQFDEE
- a CDS encoding peptidyl-prolyl cis-trans isomerase codes for the protein MNGKTLWGIIFGLVVLNCLTLAYFLSGKQSSQITSVSNHTEGEVVAEIGETTISRQDWLAELEKRFGKTTLENMINIKVVEELASKYGIEVPEETIERELKMFKATYNAFGEEGFEQDDQLKDQIRYSILLEELLTKDVEVPEEEMKQFYEENKGFYEIRKSYLLSHIVVNSEGDAKQIIEELKGGSSFEALAAEKSIDNLTASNGGELGYVEVESSFVPPQYLEEAEKLSVGEWSNVIQVDDEFVVVYVEDILEGVTFTYDEVKNQIRRQIALDQMEGNISAHKLWEEIGVSWFYGE
- the pabC gene encoding aminodeoxychorismate lyase, encoding MFIYVNGEFVKQEKAMISPFDHGYLYGLGVFETIRVYDRHPFLLSDHIHRLNEGMKELNIEKQLSSNLIDQHIKKLLDLNQIDNAYVRLNISAGVGALGLTTESYSQPTELIFMKELHIPENQTKKGVFLNIRRNSPEGEWRLKSHHYLNNILAKREIGSDPLLEGIFLTKEGYVAEGIVSNIFWVTKGIVYTPSLQTGILNGITRQFVMECCKKAGIPVCEGLFLQEDLLESEEVFITNSLQEIVPITEIGDNRFRGLSGETTQALQGMYKQYRTHLMSRHELEE